One Phycisphaeraceae bacterium DNA window includes the following coding sequences:
- a CDS encoding STAS domain-containing protein, translating to MTRRVDTPLPRTSRSSPLWAVALRTSIAEMRASGETARSLRSDLVAGCVVGVVALPLSMALAIAIGMPPKTGLFTAIVAGFVAALLGGSRVQVTGPTAAFVVILAPIVGHYGPAGLMVASCMAGALLLLLGLFRMGRLVEFIPNPVTAGFTMGIATVIALMQVKDMLGVTLPAAEGQHLPAWRESTVALVVETFRALPQTRPGDVVVGLMTLAMLLIWPRVSRRVPSAIVALPVAALLAWWLSGFGESWRAATIDSRFGQEVDGVFVGGVPRDLPSFLVPWDAEGPEHRHLEFNWSTVSTLLRYALAIALLGAIESLLSAVVADGLTGRRHDPDGELVGQGMANMVAPLFGGFAATGALARTAANVRAGGRTPIAAAAHALFLLAAILLLAPWLGMLPMAAMGALLIMVARNMSDFRHCLFVVRRGPRGDALTLVVCFALTVAFDMVIAVGVGVVLASLIFMRRMAELSAVEVGGNDADAEIAKQRGVLYYHIRGPLFFGAAQRAMNEVQVTGGERMAILDLEGVPMIDSTGLLNLESAVQRLHQAGLEVILCGVGRRPMEVLHRAGFTDGSHAAALEPATSIDRRVRFVASRSEALALAASAAVSPRGAAASSAAATRTEAPDAEDSAGGRR from the coding sequence ATGACGCGACGCGTCGACACTCCACTCCCGCGGACTTCGCGCTCTTCGCCGCTTTGGGCGGTGGCGCTGCGGACCTCGATCGCCGAGATGCGGGCCAGCGGCGAGACGGCTCGCTCGCTGCGCTCCGATCTGGTCGCTGGCTGCGTGGTTGGTGTCGTCGCCCTGCCGCTCTCGATGGCGCTGGCGATTGCGATCGGAATGCCGCCGAAGACGGGGCTGTTCACGGCCATTGTGGCGGGGTTCGTTGCGGCGCTGCTCGGCGGAAGTCGTGTGCAGGTCACTGGACCGACGGCGGCCTTCGTGGTCATTCTCGCGCCGATCGTCGGGCACTATGGACCCGCGGGCCTGATGGTCGCGTCATGCATGGCGGGCGCGCTGCTGCTCTTGCTCGGGCTCTTTCGCATGGGGCGCCTGGTGGAGTTCATTCCCAATCCGGTGACTGCCGGCTTCACCATGGGCATCGCCACGGTGATTGCCCTCATGCAGGTGAAGGACATGCTCGGAGTCACCCTTCCGGCGGCCGAGGGCCAGCACCTTCCGGCGTGGCGCGAGAGCACGGTGGCGCTTGTCGTTGAGACCTTCCGAGCGCTTCCGCAGACGAGACCCGGCGATGTCGTCGTCGGACTCATGACGCTCGCCATGCTGCTGATCTGGCCCCGCGTGAGTCGGCGCGTTCCGTCGGCGATCGTGGCGCTTCCAGTCGCGGCGCTTCTTGCTTGGTGGCTCTCGGGGTTCGGCGAGAGCTGGCGCGCGGCGACGATCGACTCACGCTTCGGCCAGGAGGTCGATGGTGTCTTCGTGGGCGGGGTCCCGCGCGATCTTCCCTCGTTTCTCGTGCCGTGGGATGCAGAGGGACCTGAGCATCGTCACCTCGAATTCAACTGGAGCACGGTGTCGACGCTGCTCCGATATGCGCTGGCGATCGCCCTCCTCGGCGCCATCGAGAGCCTGTTGAGCGCCGTCGTGGCCGACGGTCTCACCGGGCGCCGTCATGACCCCGATGGTGAACTCGTTGGGCAGGGGATGGCCAACATGGTCGCGCCGCTCTTCGGCGGGTTCGCGGCAACAGGTGCGCTCGCGCGAACGGCGGCGAATGTTCGTGCGGGCGGAAGGACGCCCATTGCGGCGGCGGCGCATGCGCTCTTCCTGCTCGCCGCGATCCTGCTGCTTGCGCCGTGGCTCGGCATGCTTCCGATGGCGGCGATGGGGGCGCTCCTGATCATGGTCGCCCGCAACATGAGCGACTTCCGCCACTGTCTCTTCGTGGTGCGCCGCGGGCCCCGGGGCGATGCCCTGACGCTCGTGGTCTGCTTCGCACTGACCGTGGCCTTCGACATGGTGATCGCCGTCGGAGTTGGTGTCGTGCTGGCCAGCCTCATCTTCATGCGACGCATGGCGGAACTGAGTGCTGTCGAAGTCGGCGGTAACGACGCCGACGCGGAGATCGCCAAGCAGCGGGGGGTGCTCTACTACCACATCCGCGGGCCGCTCTTCTTCGGCGCCGCGCAGCGCGCGATGAACGAGGTGCAAGTGACGGGCGGAGAGCGCATGGCGATTCTCGACCTCGAGGGCGTCCCCATGATCGATTCGACGGGCCTGCTGAACCTGGAGAGTGCGGTGCAGCGCTTGCATCAGGCGGGGCTCGAGGTCATCCTCTGCGGCGTGGGCCGACGACCAATGGAAGTGCTGCACCGGGCCGGTTTCACTGACGGCTCGCATGCTGCTGCCCTGGAGCCCGCAACAAGCATCGATCGACGCGTGCGATTCGTTGCGAGCCGCTCCGAGGCGCTCGCCCTCGCGGCGAGTGCTGCTGTTTCGCCACGGGGCGCGGCTGCAAGCAGCGCGGCCGCCACGCGAACGGAGGCACCGGACGCGGAGGATTCCGCAGGTGGGCGGCGGTGA
- a CDS encoding exodeoxyribonuclease V subunit gamma gives MGGGEMLKIVRGARLDLLLDAMLGDMVAQPLPPPVSEIVVIQGRGLDRWMSQQAALRFGCWGFVEALFPRQFLLRAFAAVLDGDAPPWSVDDGLLRLELEFRVAKLLPERLNDPRFGRVAAALLGDGASPLEVRDAALRLAPRVTDVLDRAAQHRVDRVRGWHQGRLEADAAPDEPWLAELSREIAAAAPPSRLISDRARFLQACAAGGGVPAGLPSRLAVFGVSTIAPAFFELLSALSRRVEITVYALDPSPASPRHALIEAWGIESIEFSRAVEVAVRAGAAGVREIEPVECAEGRSSLLARVQALLRSPDEVEGAAGMTKSTSAVAGSKPSDPGASAPTDASLRLIACHGALHEVEVVHDSIIGLLASDPALEPQDIAILTPKIGEYGPMVEAVFNARRGDDGRVQLPFTVADRDRTGGSAIDALARALELALSRCERSAVLEVIALEPIAAALGLSPGDLDLLRAWSEASAVRWGIDASHRAHHGRPGEEIGTWRWGLDRLLLGAVMPDGAEGVLGSEEPCAIQAAVEGGDVEVLSRLDTFLAALHPLACAGAQQRPLVDEVAGDPEATATPSVTASEGSPASDGDERTLSWLDEVERLAQAILPAPGGGPFDASVMQLRSKLSALRDAARRAGFAGPSQAIGVRSALHCMLGVLRDEHPGRGLLASGVTVAALQPMRSIPFRVIAIVGMAEGAIPRRLSPPSFDIVAARRQPGDRDARLDDRQVMIETVMAASQALLLTWPGVEPTTGVALPPSVLISELIDAIPELSVERPALPNRGVAPGRRGSARPNAERARSIGPSSVTPDQPLPLNESLDNLENFWKSPTRAFLRGLGVRFDFEAAEQPEEDPIGEEHAPTLLNMMLPLGSGGAIVTERDLPPLLMQGHGLLPRGVAGVRVMDLVQIFRADWVIAADRIVADAGAPGSLVASLDRAAVEVQLDWPEECEAIRALVGGDPPLRVRGAVPALRGVGPLLVTADKLDKPWVMLPAWLRLLAMAASGTTPEADRRGALIIQRKFGQVAAGDPMKLEARFIHAPSPADAEILLARFAAWSILGARVPLRAHLALMDSYAHHCEKKPPADPPDVALRRCISEFEETRRAPHEAPLRALFNREEFFASRGLPTEPSFQELAESLVRPMVRAFKDGMTAGRLSKLAKPAPSTPPRKARK, from the coding sequence GTGGGCGGCGGTGAGATGCTGAAGATCGTCCGAGGGGCGCGACTCGATCTTCTGCTCGACGCCATGCTGGGTGACATGGTGGCGCAGCCGCTGCCGCCGCCGGTGAGCGAGATCGTCGTCATTCAGGGGCGAGGATTGGATCGCTGGATGTCGCAGCAGGCCGCTCTTCGATTTGGGTGCTGGGGCTTTGTCGAAGCGCTCTTTCCCCGACAGTTCCTGCTTCGTGCGTTTGCGGCGGTGCTCGATGGCGATGCTCCTCCATGGTCCGTGGACGACGGCCTCCTCAGGCTCGAACTCGAGTTCCGCGTGGCGAAACTCTTGCCGGAGCGCCTCAATGATCCGCGCTTCGGGCGAGTGGCTGCGGCGCTCCTTGGCGACGGCGCTTCACCGTTGGAGGTGCGCGACGCGGCGCTGCGACTCGCGCCGAGGGTCACCGATGTGCTCGATCGAGCGGCGCAGCATCGCGTCGATCGCGTGCGGGGCTGGCATCAAGGTCGCCTCGAGGCCGATGCTGCGCCCGATGAACCGTGGCTCGCGGAACTCTCGCGGGAGATCGCCGCCGCGGCCCCTCCCTCGCGGCTGATCTCCGATCGCGCGCGCTTCCTGCAGGCGTGCGCCGCTGGTGGCGGCGTGCCGGCGGGATTGCCATCTCGTCTCGCCGTCTTCGGGGTGTCGACGATTGCGCCGGCCTTCTTCGAGCTGCTGTCGGCGCTGTCGAGGCGGGTGGAGATCACCGTGTACGCACTTGATCCGAGCCCGGCGTCACCACGGCATGCGTTGATCGAGGCGTGGGGCATCGAGTCGATCGAGTTCTCCCGCGCGGTCGAGGTAGCAGTTCGCGCCGGCGCGGCGGGCGTGAGGGAGATCGAACCCGTCGAGTGCGCCGAAGGCCGCTCCAGTCTTCTCGCGCGCGTGCAGGCGCTCCTGCGAAGCCCCGATGAGGTCGAGGGCGCAGCCGGCATGACGAAGTCAACAAGTGCCGTCGCCGGGAGCAAGCCCAGCGATCCCGGCGCGTCGGCGCCGACCGATGCCTCGCTTCGCCTCATCGCCTGTCATGGCGCGCTTCATGAAGTCGAAGTGGTGCACGACTCGATCATCGGGCTCCTTGCAAGCGATCCGGCACTCGAGCCGCAGGACATCGCGATTCTGACACCGAAGATCGGCGAGTACGGCCCGATGGTCGAGGCGGTCTTCAACGCCCGGCGCGGAGACGACGGGCGCGTGCAGCTTCCGTTCACCGTGGCCGATCGAGATCGCACGGGTGGATCCGCGATCGATGCGCTCGCACGCGCCCTTGAACTGGCGCTCTCGCGCTGTGAGCGATCGGCGGTGCTCGAGGTGATCGCACTCGAGCCGATTGCGGCTGCGTTGGGCCTGAGTCCAGGCGACCTTGATCTTCTCCGCGCATGGTCCGAAGCATCGGCGGTCCGCTGGGGAATCGACGCTTCACATCGGGCCCACCATGGGCGACCGGGCGAGGAGATCGGGACCTGGCGTTGGGGGCTCGATCGACTCCTGCTCGGCGCAGTGATGCCCGATGGAGCTGAAGGCGTCCTCGGCAGCGAGGAGCCCTGCGCCATTCAAGCCGCAGTTGAAGGAGGCGATGTGGAGGTGCTCTCGCGCCTCGATACCTTCCTCGCCGCGCTCCACCCGCTCGCCTGCGCTGGCGCACAGCAGCGTCCGCTTGTGGACGAAGTTGCGGGAGATCCCGAAGCGACGGCAACACCTTCTGTCACCGCGAGTGAAGGTTCCCCGGCGTCCGACGGCGATGAGCGCACCCTGTCGTGGCTCGATGAGGTTGAGCGCTTGGCGCAGGCCATTCTTCCCGCGCCGGGTGGCGGACCATTCGATGCGAGCGTGATGCAGCTCCGCTCGAAGCTCTCGGCGCTGCGCGACGCCGCTCGCCGCGCCGGATTCGCGGGACCTTCGCAGGCCATCGGGGTTCGAAGTGCGCTTCATTGCATGCTCGGAGTGCTGCGCGACGAGCACCCCGGTCGCGGTCTGCTCGCATCGGGTGTCACCGTCGCTGCGCTTCAGCCGATGCGGAGCATTCCCTTCCGGGTGATTGCCATCGTCGGCATGGCGGAAGGCGCGATTCCCCGCCGCCTTTCGCCGCCGAGCTTCGATATCGTCGCCGCGCGGAGGCAGCCCGGTGATCGTGATGCGCGCCTCGACGATCGCCAAGTGATGATTGAGACCGTGATGGCAGCATCGCAGGCTCTGCTTCTGACCTGGCCGGGAGTGGAACCGACGACGGGCGTTGCGCTTCCGCCGAGTGTGCTCATCTCCGAGCTGATCGACGCGATCCCGGAGTTGAGCGTCGAAAGGCCTGCGCTTCCGAACCGAGGAGTGGCGCCAGGGCGCAGAGGAAGTGCGCGACCCAACGCCGAGAGAGCGAGGTCCATCGGACCGAGCTCGGTCACGCCCGATCAGCCGCTGCCGTTGAACGAGTCACTCGACAACCTCGAGAACTTCTGGAAGTCGCCGACGAGAGCGTTTCTCCGAGGTCTCGGCGTGCGCTTCGACTTTGAAGCGGCGGAGCAGCCGGAAGAGGATCCGATCGGTGAAGAGCATGCACCGACGCTCCTCAACATGATGCTTCCGCTCGGGAGTGGCGGTGCCATCGTGACGGAGCGCGATCTGCCGCCGCTCCTCATGCAGGGCCATGGACTCTTGCCGCGCGGAGTGGCCGGCGTGCGAGTGATGGATCTCGTCCAGATCTTCCGGGCCGATTGGGTGATCGCCGCCGATCGGATCGTCGCTGATGCCGGTGCGCCGGGCTCGCTTGTGGCCTCACTCGACCGCGCGGCCGTTGAGGTTCAACTCGATTGGCCCGAGGAGTGCGAGGCCATCCGCGCGCTTGTAGGCGGTGACCCGCCACTGCGGGTGCGAGGCGCTGTTCCGGCGCTTCGTGGAGTGGGGCCCCTTCTGGTGACCGCTGACAAGCTGGACAAGCCGTGGGTCATGCTCCCCGCGTGGCTTCGTCTGCTGGCCATGGCGGCAAGCGGCACGACTCCTGAGGCCGATCGGCGCGGAGCTCTCATCATTCAGCGCAAGTTCGGCCAGGTGGCGGCGGGCGATCCGATGAAGCTCGAAGCGCGCTTCATCCACGCGCCCTCGCCTGCTGATGCGGAAATCCTGCTCGCCCGCTTTGCAGCGTGGAGCATCCTCGGAGCGCGAGTTCCGCTCCGTGCTCATCTCGCGCTGATGGACAGCTATGCGCATCACTGCGAGAAGAAGCCACCCGCCGATCCGCCCGATGTCGCGCTCCGAAGGTGCATCAGCGAGTTTGAGGAGACGCGTCGAGCGCCGCACGAGGCGCCCCTTCGCGCGCTCTTCAACCGAGAGGAGTTCTTCGCGTCGCGCGGGCTTCCGACTGAGCCGAGCTTTCAAGAACTTGCCGAGAGCCTCGTGCGTCCCATGGTCCGCGCATTCAAGGATGGCATGACTGCGGGTCGTCTTTCCAAGTTGGCCAAGCCCGCCCCCTCGACCCCACCTCGAAAGGCCCGAAAGTGA
- a CDS encoding UvrD-helicase domain-containing protein, translated as MKRTIEASAGTGKTFELTTIVAAALAGEQIFDGADAGSGLIHSDEFRAIAAATREGVLDSSEIVLVTFTETATRELHHRVRGRLAELLRRTVPRPCSPRERARLEEGLRQIDTMSISTIHGFCARVIRDHAFELGISGLSDTIVDEETLAAELVMRWWSRRVRDDAQAAQLFSDRGIDLTHLLQVAKGALGSRGIPLARIEGHGIDARLSDLIASVQMEASNLLRERGEMTFQDQLVIVLEAVRSRPALADALRQRYRLAVVDEAQDTDPVQLEIFETLFNRPGDRERLLVLVGDPKQSIFAFRGADLDTYLRLRGAEAPLRLDINRRSSPGVVEAVNQLFSQPNPFVREGIEHPPVRADSVQRHGEAKDLAPFEVHFGSNAEDPVAWTIRVLKQLVGSNATINTEGRVRRLRWSDCAVLGRSNDALAELDAALRTEGVPTVLLGDQSVFRSDLVGELRAILRACAEPGRAASVRRAMVSRIVGVAALDLAAPDAATRVAQWSDTFARWAEESRRSGILGIVERAIEHATGTITSRDATDALHLAELIHAETGPGVSPSAMITALDALHLRSLEESTRPGDRLRRRIDHADAVTIQTIHASKGLEYGVVLVPWAGQATSSRKPPMTVRVPCRDLPQIAPELVPPPGVPPEASVLAQVPMGLEPQLLRDRAVEEAIRLFYVAVTRARFAVRIFAQERSKRSDSTVLDLLGVTDADNPWPPVAVESAPAPPPAPVEGTKPITVRPRLTRPLRSMIDTSFTRLTAGAEEHEPEALAATDDFAERLDEPAPIVTRDALSGGRYLGRVMHRIFEWAAQLGAAANMDELAERAVQEAGMAESMSAPLLAELARRTRAADLAVVGGPATTLAAIPPARAATELAFCLPLGQRARVTPAALAAACAQASAGSVVARFAPVAERLSFGEVEGFLRGTIDLLVECEGRWWIVDYKTNDLGEHDVDYRAARLDEEMIRDRYVLQYLLYAVAARRLLRWRGLPAAGEWFGGVIYPFVRGIDPREPGRGLFVDRPDDAVLEALDALAQGRPMQSAGEGRQGGRR; from the coding sequence GTGAAGCGCACGATCGAAGCGAGCGCCGGCACCGGCAAGACCTTCGAGCTCACAACGATCGTGGCGGCGGCGCTCGCTGGCGAGCAGATCTTCGATGGAGCCGATGCAGGCAGCGGTCTCATTCATAGCGATGAGTTCAGGGCCATCGCAGCCGCCACGCGCGAGGGTGTGCTCGATTCCTCCGAGATCGTGCTGGTGACCTTCACCGAAACGGCGACACGCGAACTGCACCACCGTGTGCGAGGTCGTCTGGCGGAGCTTCTGCGCCGAACGGTGCCGCGACCCTGCTCGCCCAGGGAACGGGCACGGCTCGAGGAAGGACTTCGCCAGATCGACACCATGTCGATCAGCACGATTCACGGCTTCTGCGCTCGCGTGATTCGCGATCACGCCTTCGAGCTTGGAATCAGCGGTCTGTCGGACACGATCGTTGACGAGGAGACGCTTGCCGCCGAGCTCGTCATGCGCTGGTGGAGCCGCCGCGTGCGCGATGATGCTCAGGCGGCCCAGCTCTTCTCTGATCGAGGCATCGACCTCACGCACCTGCTTCAGGTGGCGAAAGGCGCTCTCGGCAGTCGGGGGATTCCGCTGGCCCGGATTGAAGGTCATGGCATCGACGCGCGCCTTTCAGATCTCATCGCCTCGGTGCAGATGGAGGCATCGAATCTGCTGCGAGAGCGGGGGGAGATGACCTTTCAGGATCAGCTCGTGATCGTGCTTGAGGCTGTTCGCTCGCGCCCCGCGCTCGCGGATGCTCTTCGTCAGCGCTATCGGCTTGCCGTGGTGGACGAGGCGCAGGACACCGACCCGGTGCAGTTGGAGATCTTCGAGACGCTCTTCAATCGGCCCGGCGACCGGGAGCGTCTGCTGGTGCTGGTCGGCGACCCGAAGCAGTCCATCTTCGCGTTTCGAGGGGCGGATCTTGACACCTATCTGCGACTGCGCGGCGCGGAAGCGCCACTGCGGCTCGACATCAACCGGCGCTCTTCGCCCGGCGTGGTCGAGGCAGTCAATCAACTCTTCAGCCAGCCCAATCCCTTCGTCAGGGAGGGAATCGAGCATCCTCCGGTGCGAGCGGACTCGGTGCAGCGCCATGGTGAGGCGAAGGACCTTGCGCCATTCGAAGTTCACTTCGGGAGCAACGCCGAGGACCCGGTCGCATGGACCATCAGGGTCTTGAAGCAGTTGGTTGGGAGCAATGCCACGATCAACACAGAGGGCCGGGTGCGCCGCCTTCGCTGGAGCGACTGCGCCGTCCTTGGTCGATCCAATGACGCTCTCGCTGAACTCGATGCGGCGCTTCGCACCGAGGGAGTGCCGACCGTGCTGCTCGGCGACCAGAGCGTCTTTCGGAGCGACCTCGTGGGTGAGCTTCGTGCGATCCTTCGGGCGTGTGCGGAACCGGGACGCGCCGCATCGGTGCGCCGCGCCATGGTCTCGCGAATCGTCGGTGTCGCGGCGCTTGATCTCGCCGCGCCCGATGCGGCGACTCGGGTTGCCCAGTGGAGCGACACCTTTGCGCGCTGGGCCGAGGAGTCGCGGCGCAGCGGCATTCTCGGCATCGTCGAGCGGGCGATCGAGCACGCCACGGGCACCATCACTTCGCGTGATGCCACGGACGCGCTGCACTTGGCGGAGCTGATCCACGCGGAGACGGGACCTGGCGTGTCGCCTTCGGCCATGATCACGGCGCTCGATGCCCTTCACCTGCGATCGCTTGAAGAGAGCACGCGACCCGGAGATCGACTGCGTCGTCGCATCGATCACGCCGATGCGGTGACGATCCAGACGATTCACGCCTCGAAGGGTCTCGAGTATGGGGTCGTGCTTGTTCCGTGGGCTGGCCAGGCGACCTCGTCGCGCAAGCCACCGATGACCGTGCGAGTGCCCTGCCGAGATCTCCCCCAGATTGCGCCCGAGCTTGTTCCGCCGCCGGGAGTTCCGCCCGAGGCGAGCGTGCTGGCACAAGTGCCCATGGGCTTGGAGCCGCAACTGCTGCGTGACCGTGCCGTCGAGGAAGCGATTCGGCTCTTCTATGTCGCGGTCACGAGGGCCCGATTCGCCGTCAGGATCTTCGCGCAGGAGAGGTCGAAACGCAGCGATTCGACGGTCCTCGATCTTCTCGGCGTGACGGATGCGGACAATCCCTGGCCGCCCGTCGCCGTTGAGTCGGCGCCCGCTCCGCCGCCCGCGCCGGTTGAAGGAACGAAGCCCATCACCGTGCGTCCGAGGCTGACGCGCCCGCTGCGCTCGATGATCGACACGAGCTTCACGCGTCTCACCGCAGGAGCGGAGGAGCACGAGCCCGAAGCCCTGGCCGCGACCGACGACTTCGCCGAACGGCTCGATGAACCGGCACCGATCGTCACGAGAGATGCGCTTTCCGGTGGCCGCTACCTCGGACGCGTGATGCACCGGATCTTCGAGTGGGCCGCGCAGCTGGGCGCGGCGGCGAACATGGATGAACTCGCCGAGCGAGCGGTGCAGGAAGCAGGCATGGCGGAGTCGATGTCGGCGCCGCTGCTCGCCGAACTGGCTCGGCGCACGCGCGCGGCGGACCTTGCCGTGGTGGGCGGACCAGCGACCACGCTCGCGGCCATTCCACCTGCTCGCGCGGCGACGGAACTTGCCTTCTGCCTGCCACTTGGACAGCGCGCGCGGGTCACGCCGGCCGCGCTCGCCGCCGCCTGTGCGCAAGCGAGTGCCGGCTCTGTCGTCGCGCGCTTCGCGCCGGTCGCGGAGCGATTGTCCTTCGGCGAGGTGGAGGGCTTCCTGCGCGGCACCATTGATCTGCTCGTCGAATGCGAAGGCCGCTGGTGGATCGTTGACTACAAGACGAACGATCTCGGCGAGCACGATGTCGACTATCGCGCCGCGCGGCTCGACGAAGAGATGATTCGCGATCGCTATGTGCTCCAGTACCTGCTCTATGCCGTGGCGGCCCGGCGATTGCTGCGCTGGCGC